In Candidatus Dependentiae bacterium, the genomic stretch TATTAATCGATGGCCTTGATTTACTGCACATTCAATAGGCCTATTACCATCTATTGCCTGAGCATTACTATCAGCTTTATTATTAAGAAGTAGCTCTACCACACGGCTGTGGCCATTATAAGCGGCCATATGAAGAGGAGTAACCTTGTTACTATTTTTAATATCACTATCCACACCTTTTTTGAGTAATAAATCAGCTATATCACTCCAACCATGCTCTGCAGCCCAATGCAGCAAAGTAGAATCTACACCTACTGTATACGTTTTAACATCTGCACCTGATTGAAGCAGTAGGATTACCACATCCTTATGTTTCATTTGAGCAGCTAATTGAACAGCAGTATTATTACGGGGACCTTGCTCATTTATACGAGCACCTGATTGAAGTAACAGCTCGACTACTTCTTTATGACCATTACCTGCAGCTAATTGAAGAGCATTAGAATTATCATGCTTTTTAGCTTGAGCCTCAATATCAGCTTTATGTTGAACTAAGATTTGTACTGCATTTTTATGCCCATCCTCTGCTGCTAACATAAGCGGTGTAATACTTTTTTGATCTTCAGCATTAACATCTGCACCTGCTTCAATGAGCATTTCCATTATTTCACAACGATCATTTGATGCGGCTAAATGTAATGCAGTAATACCATCAGTAGCTTGAAATTCAACATGAGCTTCAAGCAATAGCTCTACTATAGTTTTGTAATTGCTTTCTATAGCCCAACGAAGAGTAAACTCGTTGTAGCCAATCTTACTGTTAGCACGTTCATGTGCTCTAAGAAGTAACTCAAGTATCTCTTTATTATCTTGCGGCACAGCATAAAAGAATATATTTTTATTATTTTTAGTTAAAACAGTAACGTTAGCACCTGCTTTAATTAAGAGTTCTACTATCTCTGTATGACCAAACAAAACAGCTATATGCAAAGCAGTAATACCATCAGCCATATCATCCTTATAACTATAACGCAAGTTAATAATACGGGTATTGCCACATAAGGCTTCGACCTCTTGAACATTACCTGCTTTAATGGCACGAATAAGCTCTTGAGCTGATTTATTAATAGAATCACTATTCATGCCATAGCTATTTGATATAAGAAAAAGTAATGATGCAATAAAATAAAAAATCCGTTTCATAAGTAAATCCTAAAATGAGGTTATTATTGAGCTTATGTGCTCTTTAAATCTATAGATGCTTGACGAGAACGCTTGCTACCTGTTGTCTGAGTAGCATCTATAGTAACATTTTCTTGACTAATATTCAGCATTATTTTGAATGCCTCAAAATTTGATACTGATAGAGCTACTTGCATCGGCGTTAGTCCAGCGCTATTTTTTTTATCCCATACATTTTTATTATCTTGTGAACAAAAATAAACAAGCAGAGCTAATACGTTATGGCTCTTATGAGCTATAGCTACATGCAGTAGATTATTACCATTTTTGCCACAGGTATTAATGCTAAAACCTTCTTTGAGTAGCACCTTAACAGCCTCAACATTATCTTGTTTAATTGTTGTTAATAAGTGCTCTTTTTTAGTATTTATCAATTCTTTCATAGCTGGACAAGCGTACACACCTTTATTTAATAGTTGCACTTTAGCTTTAAAGTCAGGTGCTATGCGAAGTTGTAATTGGTTTTCTTGTGCTTGCATTACAATTGAATTAGCAACTAAGTTTTGTGGAATTTCAGCTCCAAAAGCAATTAATACCTCTACAGCTTCTTCGTAATGAAAAAGAGCAGCCCCACGTAAAGGATTACTGCCATATTCATTTAGAGCATTAACATCTGCGCCTTTGGCAAGTAAGAGCTCTACGGTTTTTTTATGACCGTCTCGCGCAGCATAATGTAAAGCAGTATTATTAAAATGTATATCATTTTTAACAGTAATATCTGCACCTTGTTCAATGAACATCTCTACTATATCTGTATAACCAGAGTGCGCGGCGAAATGTAAAGGAGTATAACCATTGCAATTTTTAGCAGTAACATCTGCACCTTTTTGGAGTAATAACTTTACTACTTCTTTATGACCTTCAGATACAGCATGATGTAAAGGAGTATCTCCATGCGGATTTTTAGCATTAATATCTGCACCTTTTTGGAGTAACAGCATTACTACTTCTTTATGACCACTATATGCAACCCCATGTAAAGGAGTATGAAAGTTTTCAAGGTTAAGATTGATAGTAGCCATAAAAGCTAGAAGGCAAGCTGAATCTCCATTGAGGATTGCTTGTATAAGTTCAGGATCAATTTTAGCAGGATCAATTTTAGCAATTATACTAACAACAAGAGCAAGAACTTGAACACCAAGCGAGTCTCCATTCTGGGCTGCTTTTATAAGATCAGATTCAAACGCACTAGTAGAATGGGTAGTCATACCATAACCAGCTGGTATTAAAAAAAGAGATGATACAATAAAATAAAACATGCGTTTCATGATTAAATCCTAAAATTAGAGTATTATTGAGCTTATTTGCTATTTAAATCTGCATGTTCTTTACGAGGACGCTTGCTACCTGTTGTCTGAGGAGCATCTGCAGTAGTATATTCTTTACTGATATTCAGCATTATTTTTAATGCCTCAAAGTTTGATTGTGCTAGAGCTACGTGCATCGGCGTTAGTCCAGCGCTATTTTTTTTATCCCATACATTTTTATTATCTTGTGAACAAAAATAAACAAGCAGGGCTAATACGTTATGACTCTTATGAGCTATAGCTATATGCAGTAAATTATTACCATCTTTACCACAGGTATTAATGCTAAAGCCTTTTTTGAGTAATGCCTTAACTTTTTCAACATTATTGTATTTAACTGCCTCTAAAATAAGTTGTCTTTTAACATCCACAAGTTCTCTTACAGCAGAACAAGCATATATACCTTGACGAAGCAACTCAGCTTTAGCTTTAAAACTCTTTACTGTACGTATCTGCGTTTGGTCTTTTTGTGCTTGTACTATAATTGGATGCAAAGCTAATTCTTCTGGAATTTTAGCTCCAAAAGCAAGTAATATCTCGACTACTTTTTTCTTTTTGTCTTTTGAAGCCCAATTGTAACTAACAACATACTCTAAAGGGGTATTACCCTCTTCAGCTCGTACATTACTTTTTGCACCTTTCTGGAGTAACAGTTCTACAACTTTTGCATAGCCCCTACGTGCAGCCAAATGTAAAGCAGTGTTCCTATTCTTTATATCTTTAGCATTAACATGTGCACCTTTTTCCAGCAACAGCCTTACTATTTCTTCTTGCTCACAGCTGCTCTCTGCAGCCAAATGTAAAGCAGTTTGATGATAGTCATTTATAGCATTAACATCTGCCCCTTCTTGAAGTAACAGCTCTACTACTTCTATACGGCCTAACTCTGCAGCCAAATGTAAAGCAGTACACCCCTCTTCCTCTTCATCTTCATCTTCATTTCCTTCAACCCTACTATTAATAGAGACACCTTTTTGGAGTAATAGCTTTACTACTTCTGGATAACCATTATGTGCAGCACTATGCAAAGGAGTATAATTACTTTCATCTTCAGTATCGATATCTGCACCTTTTTCGAGTAACAACTTTACTACTTCTTTATGGCCATTACTTGCAGCACAATGTAAAGCAGTCGCAGTATCTTCATCTGTAGCATTAATATTAACTTCGGCATGAGCAATAAGAGCTTGAACACGAGCCAAATCTCCACTCTTAGCTGCTTGTATAAGCTCACGCTCAAGAGCACTAGCAGAATGTGTATCCATACCATAACCAAATGGTATTAAAAAGAGAGACGATAAAATAAAATAAAAAATACGTTTCATAAGTAAATCCTAAAATTAAAGTGTCATTGAGCTTATTTGCTCTTTAAATCTGTATCTTCTCTGCGATGACGCTTACTACCTGTTGCTTGAGTAGCATCTGTTGTAATATTTTCTTGACTGATACCAAGTATTATTTTTAGTGCCTCAAAGTTTGAAGTTGCTAGAGCTACTTGTATTGGAGTTAGTCCTCTGCTATTCTTTTTATCCCATACATTTTTATTGTCTTGCGAACAGAAATACAATAAAAAACGTAGGACTTTATTGCTTTTATGAGCTATAACTACGTGCAGTAAGTTATCTCCATCTCTACCACAGGTATTAATACTAAAGCCTTCTTTGAGTAGTGTCTCAACTTTTTCAACACTGTTACATTTAACTGCCTCTAAAAGAAGCTCTCTTTTAAGAGCCACTAGCTCTTTTATAGCAGGACAAGCATATATACCTTGATTTAACAGCCTAGCTCTAGCTTTAAAAGTAAGAGCTGATCTTAGTTCTGCTTGATCTTTTTGTGCCTGCATAACTAGCTGATGTAATATTAGATCCTGTGGTACTTGCGCATTAAAACTTATAAGCATTTCAGCTATCCCTTTATAGTCGTTTTCTGCAGCCACATGTAAAGCAGTATAATCCTCTTCATCTTTAGCATTGATATCAGCACCTGACTTGAGCAGCAGCTCTACTACCTCTTTATGGCCACATTGTGCAGCCACATGTAAAGCCGTATTATCCTCTTCATCTTTAGCATTGATATCAGCACCTGACTTGAGCAGCAGCTCTACTACCTCTTTATGGCCGCATTGTGCAGCCACATGTAAAGCCGTATTATCCTCTTCATCTTTAGCATTGATATCAGCACCTGACTTGAGCAGCAGCTCTACTACCTCTTTATGGCCGTTTTCTGCAGCCAAATGTAAAGCAGTATAACCCTCTTCCTCTTCATCTTCATCTTCATTTCCTTCAACCCTAGTATTAATCGAGGCACCTTTTTGGAGTAATAGCTTTACTACTTCTGCATAACCAGCATATGCAGCACTATGCAAAGGAGTATGATTATTTTCATCTTCAGTATCGATATCTGCGCCTTTTTCGAGTAACAACTTTACTACTTCTTTATGCCCATTACGTGCAGCACCATGTAAAGCAGTCGCAGTATTTTCATCTGTAGCATTAATATGAACTTCAGCATGAGCAATAAGAGCTTGAACACAAGCTAAATCTCCACTCTTAGCTGCTTGTATAAGCTCACGTTCAAGCGGACTAGCAGAATGTGTATCCATACTATAACCAGGCGGTATTAAAAAGAGAGACGATAAAATAAAATAAAAAATACGTTTCATAAGTAAATCCTAAAATTAAAGTGTCATTGAGCTTATTTGCTCTTTAAATCTGTATCTTCTCTGCGATGACGCTTACTACCTGTTGCTTGAGTAGCATCTGTTGTAATATTTTCTTGACTGATACCAAGTATTATTTTTAGTGCCTCAAAGTTTGAAGTTGCTAGAGCTACTTGTATTGGAGTTAGTCCTCTGCTATTCTTTTTATCCCATACATTTTTATTGTCTTGCGAACAGAAATACAATAAAAAACGTAGGACTTTATTGCTTTTATGAGCTATAACTACGTGCAGTAAGTTATCTCCATCTCTACCACAGGTATTAATACTAAAGCCTTCTTTGAGTAGTGTCTCAACTTTTTCAACACTGTTACATTTAACTGCCTCTAAAAGAAGCTCTCTTTTAAGAGCCACTAGCTCTTTTATAGCAGGACAAGCATATATACCTTGATTTAACAGCCTAGCTCTAGCTTTAAAAGTAAGAGCTGATCTTAGTTCTGCTTGATCTTTTTGTGCCTGCATAACTAGCTGATGTAATATTAGATCCTGTGGTACTTGCGCATTAAAACTTATAAGTATTTCAGCTATCTCTTTATAGCCTTTTTGTACAGCCAAATGTAAAGCAGTAGCATTATCATCGGTTTTAGCATTAATATCAGTACCTAACTTGAGCAGCAACTCTACTACCTCTTTATGGCCCTTATGTGCAGCACAATGTAAAGCAGTCCAATTATCAGTAAGCTTAGCACTAATATCAGCACCTAACTTGAGCAGCAGCGCTACTACCTC encodes the following:
- a CDS encoding ankyrin repeat domain-containing protein, which encodes MKRIFYFIASLLFLISNSYGMNSDSINKSAQELIRAIKAGNVQEVEALCGNTRIINLRYSYKDDMADGITALHIAVLFGHTEIVELLIKAGANVTVLTKNNKNIFFYAVPQDNKEILELLLRAHERANSKIGYNEFTLRWAIESNYKTIVELLLEAHVEFQATDGITALHLAASNDRCEIMEMLIEAGADVNAEDQKSITPLMLAAEDGHKNAVQILVQHKADIEAQAKKHDNSNALQLAAGNGHKEVVELLLQSGARINEQGPRNNTAVQLAAQMKHKDVVILLLQSGADVKTYTVGVDSTLLHWAAEHGWSDIADLLLKKGVDSDIKNSNKVTPLHMAAYNGHSRVVELLLNNKADSNAQAIDGNRPIECAVNQGHRLIVEILLAFKAQIPRSVLFNKVLAQAKSNQGQLSTARSFKSIADLLSRGAFMPAFIKVQVDLKRQELLQAVKQDDVVKVTELLKEGFSLNTCGKDDNTLLHLAIAHNSQQVLELLLSLYSADDNKKLWSKRNTLGVAPVEAAVAAGNVELLKKLLDSKLTESDKALKEDTPDNQE
- a CDS encoding ankyrin repeat domain-containing protein, yielding MAAQYGHKEVVALLLKLGADINGKAAYNITALHAAVQNDHKEVVALLLKLGADISAKLTDNWTALHCAAHKGHKEVVELLLKLGTDINAKTDDNATALHLAVQKGYKEIAEILISFNAQVPQDLILHQLVMQAQKDQAELRSALTFKARARLLNQGIYACPAIKELVALKRELLLEAVKCNSVEKVETLLKEGFSINTCGRDGDNLLHVVIAHKSNKVLRFLLYFCSQDNKNVWDKKNSRGLTPIQVALATSNFEALKIILGISQENITTDATQATGSKRHRREDTDLKSK
- a CDS encoding ankyrin repeat domain-containing protein; this translates as MKRIFYFILSSLFLIPFGYGMDTHSASALERELIQAAKSGDLARVQALIAHAEVNINATDEDTATALHCAASNGHKEVVKLLLEKGADIDTEDESNYTPLHSAAHNGYPEVVKLLLQKGVSINSRVEGNEDEDEEEEGCTALHLAAELGRIEVVELLLQEGADVNAINDYHQTALHLAAESSCEQEEIVRLLLEKGAHVNAKDIKNRNTALHLAARRGYAKVVELLLQKGAKSNVRAEEGNTPLEYVVSYNWASKDKKKKVVEILLAFGAKIPEELALHPIIVQAQKDQTQIRTVKSFKAKAELLRQGIYACSAVRELVDVKRQLILEAVKYNNVEKVKALLKKGFSINTCGKDGNNLLHIAIAHKSHNVLALLVYFCSQDNKNVWDKKNSAGLTPMHVALAQSNFEALKIMLNISKEYTTADAPQTTGSKRPRKEHADLNSK
- a CDS encoding ankyrin repeat domain-containing protein codes for the protein MKRMFYFIVSSLFLIPAGYGMTTHSTSAFESDLIKAAQNGDSLGVQVLALVVSIIAKIDPAKIDPELIQAILNGDSACLLAFMATINLNLENFHTPLHGVAYSGHKEVVMLLLQKGADINAKNPHGDTPLHHAVSEGHKEVVKLLLQKGADVTAKNCNGYTPLHFAAHSGYTDIVEMFIEQGADITVKNDIHFNNTALHYAARDGHKKTVELLLAKGADVNALNEYGSNPLRGAALFHYEEAVEVLIAFGAEIPQNLVANSIVMQAQENQLQLRIAPDFKAKVQLLNKGVYACPAMKELINTKKEHLLTTIKQDNVEAVKVLLKEGFSINTCGKNGNNLLHVAIAHKSHNVLALLVYFCSQDNKNVWDKKNSAGLTPMQVALSVSNFEAFKIMLNISQENVTIDATQTTGSKRSRQASIDLKST
- a CDS encoding ankyrin repeat domain-containing protein, which translates into the protein MKRIFYFILSSLFLIPPGYSMDTHSASPLERELIQAAKSGDLACVQALIAHAEVHINATDENTATALHGAARNGHKEVVKLLLEKGADIDTEDENNHTPLHSAAYAGYAEVVKLLLQKGASINTRVEGNEDEDEEEEGYTALHLAAENGHKEVVELLLKSGADINAKDEEDNTALHVAAQCGHKEVVELLLKSGADINAKDEEDNTALHVAAQCGHKEVVELLLKSGADINAKDEEDYTALHVAAENDYKGIAEMLISFNAQVPQDLILHQLVMQAQKDQAELRSALTFKARARLLNQGIYACPAIKELVALKRELLLEAVKCNSVEKVETLLKEGFSINTCGRDGDNLLHVVIAHKSNKVLRFLLYFCSQDNKNVWDKKNSRGLTPIQVALATSNFEALKIILGISQENITTDATQATGSKRHRREDTDLKSK